Below is a window of Brassica napus cultivar Da-Ae chromosome A5, Da-Ae, whole genome shotgun sequence DNA.
TTTCAATTCAGTTTAAAagtattatgttttattttttttagatttgataACATAGCAATTATTAGACTCAACATATGTCAATTGGTCATACTTgcgttttaatagaatagattttgGATGAATTTAGAAAATTCTGAAGCATAAGGAGAAGGATGCTGAAAAGACCAAGTTGGAATTGAACATTGTATTTGAAAAGTTAATGATGAATTTTTTGATAGAATTACTAGTGTAATCTTATATTTCTTCATATGAATTGTTCTTAATACTAGATTTTTCTGGATAACTTAAAATCTAGATCTTACTTATGGCAGACACAAAAATGTTATCAATTGCCTGAACTAATCTCAATTAATGCAAAGAGATTTGATTTATGGATTTAGTGAATTTatcaaacttgattttaacAATTGCCTGAAATGATCAAATTCACAAAGAGATTTAGAATTTCAGAGTGTTATGCACATCAAATGAAACTGAATGGAAcattataagaaaaagaaattgttTACCTCTCTTCGCGATGGGTGTTGGTAGATAAATCTCTgtgtttatattttcatttctcTTAACCAATATTTGCTTTAGATCTATGATTATCCCTCTTTAAATGCATTTCTGCATGTAAAATCGAAAGGGAtgacatttgaaaaaaaaaataacattccGTACAATTTCTGCACATGCTGAATCAGACAAGAACTTTTATAACCGAAATAACAGATTCATTAACTACTATAAATGCTCATCTTAAGGCAAACTTTCGGCCCGAGAAACGTCCTTGAATACAGAGAAGACTCTTCTCTTATGCATACAAACCAGATGTAGTGATAGTAATCAATTGAATTAtattgaaagaaacaaaaataaaaaaataacaaattggGAAAGACTCTTCTCTTATGCATACAAACCAGATGTAGTGATAGTAATCAATTGAATTAtattgaaagaaacaaaaatcaaaaggaaaaaaataacaaattggGATGTAATGAATGGACACAATCAGCCTAGGAGCCTCAACGGTTTTGAAGAGTTTCAATTGCCTTTCTCCACTGCAAAGCTCGTTGTTTCGAGTCTTCAATCGATAGAACCTTCTTCGGCtgccaaatcaaatcaaacagtCAAGTTTCATCtcctataaaatataaataaaacaacgGAAAGCTGGTGAGAGCCATTGGATTGTTGTGTCTTACTGTGCAAATCTTGAAATGGGAAGGACTTGAGATTTGAACGTTGAGGTCACTGGAGTTATCAGACCAGATGATATTCCCTTTGGCAACAAGCTTTGATGGATCGACGTAGATCAGTCTCGGTTTGTTGGTGAGTATCAGCTGCACCTTCTTACTCGTGATTTTCCGTAGCTTCTTCACTGCTGATAGCATTATAACCGATTCTCCCGGTTCAAGAAACTGTTGCCTGATTATAACAGAACCGAGTTAGGATTTGAGTACAGAGACCAGTAAAAAGCCTAGTTAGTGTCTCACCATCTCGAATCAAAAGAGTCTATGGAGGCAAGCCTGGTTATGGAACCAGAGGATTCAGAAGTTGAAGAGGGACCATTGTTCTGCATGGCTGAGGCATCTCCAACATGTGTTGGGTTCCATGGAGAACCGTCTCTCTCAGGAGATGCTGACTGAGACTGCACAAGATAAAAACTGGATCAAGATAAAAACTGGTTAggagtacatatatatataaggaggTAAATACCGAAGGATCTGGAGCTAGTTTTGGAGGAGTTTGTGATCTTGGTTTTTTCCAGTCAACTCCTTTGAAGAAAGGATGTCTCTTGAGAGAAGCATAACCTTCTGGTCCAGCTCCTGGTCTTCTACTAGGATCTGTATCCTGAAAGAGAGTACCAGAGATCAAGGCTTGTTATGTTTCCTAATGAGCAAAAGGACTTAAGGTAAGGGAGCATAGCTTACCAGCAACCGGTCGATGAGGTCTCTTGCTGCTTCTGAGAAATGATTTGGGAACTTTAAGTCTCTAGCAATGATTCTTTGGAAAATCAGCCATTCACTTGCGTCTTTGAATGGAGATGTTCCTGATAGCATTTGGTACAGAGTGCAGCCCAGTGCCCAAAGATCGTTTCTGTTTGAAGTTGTTCCAcaaataacaaagaaaaattgtttcaaGTAAGAGCCATTGTAGTATAGTAATCCACAGAACCAAAAAAGCTTCATCACATAGTGGTGAAACATTTGTTCTAACCAGCAAAGAAccaaattgatatattttaaaataggtgTAGGCGTTCAAAAAAGTCTAAGCGCCCGCTTAAACAATAATGCTCTCTATAAGGCGTTTAACCGTCGACtagcgatttcttgaacattggttCTAACATAACAGTCTGTACCCGAAAGTTGCTGGAGAGGAGTTGAGAACTTCAGGAGGAACATATGCAGCCGTACCGACAAAAGTGCAGGCCTTATCATCTGCATAAGTCACCAGTGTTACAGACATgcttacaaaacaagaatctgTAAACAATTATCAATAACTACTAAAGCCTTGAGAATATAGGAAAGGAGATGGAACTTCATATATTTACCGGAAGCTGCATTGGGAAGTAGAGTGATCTGGCTGTCTTGCATTGGCTTTACACTACCAAAATCAGCAATCTTAATGTGTCCATCTGAAGTCAGCAACAGATTCTCCGGCTACTCACtcaaaaatacaagttagcaataACGTCCTTGTTAAGGTGATATGTTAGAGAAAGAAGCTACCTTAATATCTCTATGTATCAGTCCCATAGTATGTATATACTCAAGAGCATCCACAACTTCTGCACCGTAGAACCGAGCTTCATCCTCTGATAGACGACCTTTCTGCCAAAAACACAACACAATATTTTGAGAATATGAAACAATCTTCACAGATTCTGAATAGTAGTAATCTTACTCTGGTGATTTGGTCAAAAAGCTCCCCACCTTCGCATGATTCAAGCGCCATGTCTATAAAATGAGACCAAGATCATTTATTATTCAAGCACAGAGAGTGGATGGTctataaaagaaagaaactatAGCTTACATAGAGAGAAGTTATCTTGAAATGTGAAGAAGAGTTTGACAATCCCAGGATGGTCAAGCTGATCAAGAACAATCCTCTCGAGTTTGACATAAGCTGTTTTATTCTCCTTGGTGATAAACTTTTTGTCCATGATCTTCAACGCGTACACGCCTccatccttcttcttcgtcgCCCTAACAACCTGTGTTCAAATTTATCCACAAGCCTGCTTATGTAAAGGATCTCAATTTTTAGGTAGAGAGCATACAGATTTGATGAGTAAAGATCAAGACCTTTGAATAAGAGCCAACGCCATAGATCTTGTCGAGCTCGAAATCCTGGATGGTGAAATTCTCCTGAGGAGCCTTGAATGCGAAGCTCTTGCTTCTTGATATGCTGCTGCCTTCACCATTCCCTTGAAGAGAAAGCTTTGAATCAAATTCATTCTCCATTGTCATCAACTTTCTTCTACATCTCGACAAGTCCCCACATTGGATCTATTACATAAGACGAGAACTTTCTCAAttcgatgaagaagaaagaatgtgacactttcttcatcttcttcttatctatttttaacataataattttataagagtcatttgtatttttatttcattacttCAACATGTGAAACATGAAACATTCTatgagaaatgtttttttttttttttgctaaatcgTATAATGTCAATTTTCTCATAATATGAACATTaggagaaaaaggaaaaaaaaaacaaaatcttaagACATCACTTTCAGTTTCTGTCTGTGTTTCACATCACTTTCAGTTTTTTCGGGCAAACCTTTTCAGACAAGCGGGTAGCTCAGCCGCAGCATCTTCACCGATTCTTCTCTTCTTACCAGCAGCACTGTTCTCTTGCTCCGGGAACGTTCTCTTCGCGTTCTCCACtaactctttcttcttcttagtcCTCTTACTCGGTTTATTCCTTCCTttagtcttcttcttcagctcaaCCCCCTTCGCCGCTTCTACCGCCACCTCTTTCTCAGCTTCAATCTCTCCTCTAGTCAACCTCTCCTTCCTCCTCGAAGGTCTCATCGCACCGATCTTAGAAGGATCCAGCATGATCGTCTCAGGCGGGAGCTTATCAAGAAGCAAGTGCACTTCCTTCTCCCGCCTCTGCTTCGTCGTTTCAAACGGGTTAGCCACCCAAGAATCGAAGTTCGGCTCTCCAGACCCTGGAATGAGAACGCTGGACCATCCCATCGAGTGACCGATCCCCAGAACGTCCTCGTACGGTCTGAACATGACCTTCTCGATCTGGTAGCCTTTCACCATCGAGTGGCTCATGTATCTGCTATAGTCACCGCTCGAGTCTCCTAGAACCTGGACGAACGATCCTGTTCCAGCTGCTAGCAGACCTTTCTGGCTGAAACTCAGCGTCTTGGCGTGGAAGCCGTGGATGGTCTGAACCTCCTCGAACTTGCGCAGATCCCAGATCTTGAGTTTGCGCTCTTTGCCTGACGTAGCCATGAGGTGGCCGTTGTGGTGGAAAGCGAGAGAGGAGACTGGACCGGGGTGGCACTGCATTTGGACTAGAGGTGCTTGGCTTGTTGGTTTCCACATTGTGACGGTTCCACCAGAGTGTCCCAAGGCGACGACGCCGTTGTAAGGATTCACTTCCATTACATCTGTTCTGCCTTTGCCTGTTCGGATACTAGCCACCATGTCTCCGTAGGTTACGTCTTGGTAATGTAGCTGACCGATTTTGTTCACTGATGCGAGGAGGAAATGGTTCTTTAGGAACCTGAGTCTAGCCACTGGACCACGTTCCTGAAGTAGACAAAGGTTTGAGTCAATATAACCAAGAACACCATCGATATATTTCAATGAacgtataaaataaatcaataagcCTCACCTTCAAACAATGGAGTTCAGTTCCATCTCTCGCATAGATATAAGAATACCTGTCAAAAATCAACGAGTCAAAACATAAGACTAAGACACAAGGAGGTATAGCATAGAGAAGGTGATGTTAATAGATGTGAAAACACACATACTTCTTCTGGGCAGCTGCAAAGAATTGGTCATTGTGCAGGAATGCAACATCACGTACTGTTTCTCTTACCTGCAGATATCATCAACTTCTGTTAAGACCTTAATCATAAAGATTACATATAACAAGCCCTGATTAAGGTTATTATTTATGGTATTAAAAAAAGCCGACCTGGATCTCTTTAATTAGGTTCATACTCATCATGTCTACAAGAGCAAGGTGGCCTTTGCGACCACCAGCTAGCATATGCCGTCCACTTGCAGTAAAATCAAGTTTGTACGGGCCAAAATCTACATATGATGCCAGCAAAATGAATCACAagaacacataaataaaaaaagaagtcTCTATCACACAGAGTAACCTAATTACAAATTTTACAAACTTGAAATATGACTTTCCCTCTGAGTTACCTGGAAGCACAATGTCATATTGGTTTCTTGAGCTTAATATATCCACTTCTTTGGCAATATCTGTCTGCTTGACCCTCCAAGTCTTCTCTAAACCATCAGTCTCCAGGTACCCTGCCGAAGCCGGCAAGAGCCACTACATAAAACACAAACCAGATAACAAGACACCAATTAAGAATTTGAAACCAGCTGAAGAATTAGAACTGTTGCTTAACCACAAGTGAAGCATTCATCTCCAAGAAGCACCGGCAAAAAAGTGTAAAAACAAGATCAACACAAAGCTTACTGAAGGAGTAAAACTTTTACCTTCTCGATTTTAGCAGCAGCTTTAGCAGACTTCCCATACAACTTCTCTCGTGAAGCAAGTTGAGTCTTTAGTTTCTTATCTTTCAACGTCTGcagaacaagaagaaaaacaCTCAACCTCTGCATtccacaaaccaaaaaaaaaacaacaaatcatTACCTCTAGATTAGCACCTTCTCCTCTAAGATACTTCTTCTCTTTAGCCTCCAGCTCAACATCAATCTCCTGCATAGAAATTTAAAGCAAAGTTCTCAACTTTACTGAAACCCACAAACAATTAAAATGTTTGAAACTAGTACCTGCTCATCAGGAGGCAAGACCTTATCCATGAGACTGTTATCCTCTAAAGCGACCTCCATTATAACCTAAACGTATCAGACAACTCATTACATTTAAATCTCAAAACCAACGGATCCAGCAGTAATATATAACGGGAAGAGTTGTGAAGATCGAGACGAACCTGAGAAAAAGATTGAACTTTTGAATTAGCTTTCACCTGAGAGGCGTGAGTTTGAGATTTGAGACGGCGGCGGTGAGGAAGAAACAGCACACGGCGACGGTGAAGCTTTTTTAAATGGGTTTAGCAGAAGAAAGATGTGTTAATTGAGGAAGAGCTCCGAGATCGAACCTGCGCTGATTGGActtgtttttgtaattttaggaaaaaaggaaaaaaaaaatcgagataaTTTGAGTAGGCCTGGGGTTGACAAAAATAAAGAGTATTGGGCCTGGAGTACTCTTAACTGGGCCTGAGCTGGGTAAAAGAAAGAGCCTAGCGAGACCCACGAGCTAGAGATTACTCTAACCCCCTGTAGGCAGTGATTACTCTTCTACAGTTTTCAAATACGTAAGTGCATGTTCGCTTGAAGCCATTTCAATGTGGATGACTTGTATGTTTAGTTTACTCTTGCATGAGTCTTCCaagctatttttttttctactagatttttctgtatatatgtTTCATGCTGATAATGCTATGTGCAATTAGATCAATCAAGATGATAGTATGATCACACATCTAGAACATAATGTGTGGCTAGTTAACTTCACATTAATGTTTTCATCCACTTGCTTGAAAGTGATTCTCTAATGGAGAACCGACCCATCTTAGCTATTTTGGACCTTTAGGACAACAttgtttgttattattattagttttttttttgttaactagcTCAAAGCATTGGATTCCAATAAAACTATTTTCCGGATTattcataatttattaatataataataataattcttatgattacatttttatactaatatatatagataatattttcaatatgCAGTGAACTGACATCCAAACATCGTCAACGCTTCCTAATTTCCTTGAAATCTAACAAAAgccttgttaaaaaaaaactataagtaGATTAAGAAAGTACCAATTATGTCTTTcgtaattataaataaatcttGGTCCCGCATGTGACTGCTGGTTTGCTGGTCCGGTCAGGACTCAGGCGGCCTCTCTAATAATAAAAAGTAACAACTACTATCATCAGCAACCTATTATGATAATTTTCTTGGTTAGATAAATGATGCAATTAATCTATGTCAACTTTAATTTGTATGATATTTACATTCCTTCATTTTGATAACAGGGAGACAATTGAGTATGAAGTTTCATAAACCATCCAAGGGAGAGCCATGATGCTCCTTATCTTTACTTTTGGTGTCGATTGGTATAGTCTTTGGAATTTTATGGCATTTGATAATTTATTGCTGCctaaatctaaatatattaGTGTATAAgattaaataacaaaagaaTACATGAATGAGTTCATGATTTGGAGGCCATGCACGTTACGTTTCACTTGCTTTCTTTGTCTACATTGTACATTACAAGATATAAAATGCTAAAACGGTGGTGAATGCTAatcatttatgttatttagattaaaaaaacagaaatattcTGGAATCCTATGTAGATTTGATCGACTATATGGATttgccaaaaataaaataaaaaatcattcttATCAATTaggtttgttttctttgtaaCCCACATGTCATAGTGATTCACTGATTCTTATGCCTACGATATATACTCTTTGTTATCACTGCTTTAGTGTACGGCCATAATGGTTCATGCATACCTTGAAAATATATGCGAGAATATTTCCTCCAACTCAAGATGTATGAATTTCATTATAATGAATatgaatatattataatatttttcttgagAGTATATAACCCCTGATCGATTTACAAAAGTGTTATAAATCCAGGAGTCttttttaatcttattttttcttgTCCTCTTTGGTTAGTGATATTTTCCATTTATAGGAAATATGTAACCAAATGAAACAAGATCTACTCTGAATTTGATTAAACTATGATTTCATTGTACAATCATCTgagttgatttttattataatgcattttaattttataggacTGTTTTAGAGTTCAGACTTCCATCCAGATCACTTGTTTTTATTTCCTCATCCAGTGTCCACTTAAGAACCAGAATCTAATTTAGTTGAATTTTAGACGGCTTGGTTTGGCCGAATCAAACAAACGTATAGATGATGGACCACCGAAACTTCAACATCGTGCGTAATTGATGTATTATAAATGCTACAGATTGTTTGATTGTGATTGTATGGTCTCATGGCCTCACAAATAACATCGGCTTATCCTAATACATCTCTCTGTGTCCATACCTCCCTTTGTacctaaaccaaaccaaaaacgtGTCAATGTCTATAAACCAAAATAAGAAGTTTACAATTACCAAGAGAAAAGAATGGAGTAAAAAAGAAAggttgacaaaaacaaaaagtaaataaaagcaAGGACAAGAGATCGAGATTTCCTGCGAGAGATCATTTAGATCTTTCTACTTCTgtactttttttatttggatattaCTACTGACTTGCTTCCACAGATCTACTCTATTTCATCACCACATGCACTCCGATACGTGGCATGTCCAAAAATTGTCATACGTTGCCGTATATCTACACatcatttgtaatttttatatatacatgttgTACATCACGCAGCGCAGCTAGTGTATATGTACAGAGAGATCGAATCTAACTTCAAATACGACATAGCATAAtgatgacaaaagaaaaaacaagtcCAGGTagcaaaatataaactaaagctAAATCGACAAAATGCAACCACTAGTAGAAGTTGAATCATAATCATATATAGAGGCTAGTAGCAAACTCGTGTTACAGCCTAATAATTGTTAAATGGCATGTAAGGTAgtgtattttcatattattaatCTCGGCGTGTAAAACGTTGTGGGTCCATCGTATATCTTGAAATCATAATGTCACATAAAAACTAAACAGCTTCTCATATTGGACATTTAGTTGATAGATataaaagttacaaaaactGTTTGCAATCAGTTGTTTACTTATATATAATGATGCATGAACAAGAGTTTAGATCTAAACACATGCCATGTCTTTAGATTGTAATAGTTACAAGACATATTGAACCAAACTTTATGTTTGAGATCTAAGATAAGACGTTGATCTATAGTTTGTATATATGCAAATGTACTTTACTTATAGTGgtattactattattttgaTGGTCGTTATAGTTCTTTTTATCAAGTAAAAGTTTCTGTACATACGTACAGACTTTAGTGTTGTTGTTGAGACCATAACCCACACGTTTTTAGATGGGAGGCCGATGGTACAAGAACAGCATTTGCGTTTGTTTCATTTGTCGTGGCCCGCTAATTACTGAGCTTCCaaaatttaagtttaatttgcCTTTTGtatatttgcaaaaaaaaaaaaatagtcttCCCAGAATTTCGtaagtttttttaaatcaaaattacgAAATTATTGCTAGTATTCCAAAAATGACATTAGAACCAAATGTACAGTCATATATAAAGGTTATCCCAAATCATTGCTAGTATTTCGTTCATCTTAAAACTACCCTACCTTAAGCACCGTAAAAAAAGTAAATTGTAACATTTGACCATTAACATCAACAATGTGAGCAATGCTAATCTATGCGTTCGATGCTATACCACTTTGGGTTAGACAACCCCAATCCCGCATTCTTTTTCATTCACGTGGATTACATTCTTGTCCGACAGTAAATTTACTACGTtcattaatccaaaaaaaaattttgtcgACCGGTTTTACATACTACCATAACACTGAAAGTAActctttttatcaaaagaacaataatatgataaaaaaaacactgAAAATAACTCTTTAGTAGTTCATTTTTTAGGTAACACTGAAAGATACTCCTCTTCAATAGTTCATTTTTAGATTAATTTGGCTAGCTTATAATTCTTTTTGCGGCAATTACTACATCAAATTCGTTTTATTGATAAATCATAGAGATTGGAGAGTATACAAACTCTTTG
It encodes the following:
- the LOC106345560 gene encoding 3-phosphoinositide-dependent protein kinase 2-like, with product MTMENEFDSKLSLQGNGEGSSISRSKSFAFKAPQENFTIQDFELDKIYGVGSYSKVVRATKKKDGGVYALKIMDKKFITKENKTAYVKLERIVLDQLDHPGIVKLFFTFQDNFSLYMALESCEGGELFDQITRKGRLSEDEARFYGAEVVDALEYIHTMGLIHRDIKPENLLLTSDGHIKIADFGSVKPMQDSQITLLPNAASDDKACTFVGTAAYVPPEVLNSSPATFGNDLWALGCTLYQMLSGTSPFKDASEWLIFQRIIARDLKFPNHFSEAARDLIDRLLDTDPSRRPGAGPEGYASLKRHPFFKGVDWKKPRSQTPPKLAPDPSSQSASPERDGSPWNPTHVGDASAMQNNGPSSTSESSGSITRLASIDSFDSRWQQFLEPGESVIMLSAVKKLRKITSKKVQLILTNKPRLIYVDPSKLVAKGNIIWSDNSSDLNVQISSPSHFKICTPKKVLSIEDSKQRALQWRKAIETLQNR
- the LOC106452611 gene encoding probable U3 small nucleolar RNA-associated protein 7, which gives rise to MEVALEDNSLMDKVLPPDEQEIDVELEAKEKKYLRGEGANLETLKDKKLKTQLASREKLYGKSAKAAAKIEKWLLPASAGYLETDGLEKTWRVKQTDIAKEVDILSSRNQYDIVLPDFGPYKLDFTASGRHMLAGGRKGHLALVDMMSMNLIKEIQVRETVRDVAFLHNDQFFAAAQKKYSYIYARDGTELHCLKERGPVARLRFLKNHFLLASVNKIGQLHYQDVTYGDMVASIRTGKGRTDVMEVNPYNGVVALGHSGGTVTMWKPTSQAPLVQMQCHPGPVSSLAFHHNGHLMATSGKERKLKIWDLRKFEEVQTIHGFHAKTLSFSQKGLLAAGTGSFVQVLGDSSGDYSRYMSHSMVKGYQIEKVMFRPYEDVLGIGHSMGWSSVLIPGSGEPNFDSWVANPFETTKQRREKEVHLLLDKLPPETIMLDPSKIGAMRPSRRKERLTRGEIEAEKEVAVEAAKGVELKKKTKGRNKPSKRTKKKKELVENAKRTFPEQENSAAGKKRRIGEDAAAELPACLKRFARKN